In Mycobacterium sp. Aquia_213, the sequence CGGCGATCGCGTCCAGACGCCTGATGCTCTCCCGCATCGCGGCGTGAGCGCTGGCCAGCACGTCCATCAGCGCACGGTCTGCCTCAGCGACCGAGTCGTGCCGGGTCGCCAGTGCCGACTGCCGCGCCTGAATGGCGGCTAGCGAGTGGCCGGTCTGTTCCGCCATACGTTCAACCCAATCTCATATCGGCCGGCGAATCGCGACGTAATTGCCCAGCCGGCTGATCCGCACCGAGGCACCCGAATAGGGTGCTTCGACGACAAGATTGTTGCCGATCGCCATCTGCACGTGTCCCGTGTGCGGGAAAACGAGATCGCCGGGCCTGACTTGCGAACGGGGCACTGGGATTCCGTCGTTGATCTGCTGATACGTGGTGCGGTCCAGATGAATACCCGCCCGCGCATAGGACCACTGCACCAGTCCGGAACAGTCGAACTGATCGGGGCCGGTCGCGCCCCATACATAAGGGCGGCCCAGCCGGGATAGCGCCGCACGCACGGCAATTCCGGCACGACTGCTCGGCGCCGGCAGCCGCGGTCCGCGATGGTGCAGCATTCGGTAGCGCAGTGCGCGCAGCGCCGCTGAGTGCCGTCGGGCACGTAGCCGGGCGGCCAGCACGTGTGCCCGCTGCGTGCGAAGCCGCGCGGCCCGACGACGCATGGCTTCGCGCTGGGCCATCGGCGTGATCGGCGTAACGGCCACATCCGCGCGAGCCTCGTCGAGGATGTTCTTGGTCAGTTCCCGGGCCTCGGCGCGGTCGTGGTGGGCGCCGGCGATGACACCGGCGGCCGCGGCGTCCGTGCGCGCCGCCGAGAGCAGCACTTGGTGGCTACGGTTCACCATCGACCGGTAATTGTCCTGTCCCACAATGCCATTCAATATCGGCGTTGACACGACAGGCGGATCCAGCGGCGGCGGCCGGGTGCTCCCGGCGAATAGTTGATGAGCGCGGCTCAACGACTCGATCTCGCTGTCGGTCATCGATCCCCCTCGCCGCCGCCCTGATCGGTACGGTCGTGACTCGTCGACCCCACCGCGTCGGTGAACGCACGAACGCGGGGGAGTACCCCGGCCGGAATCACCCCGCGATTGCGGATATCCCACATCTCGTCACTGCTCACACCGAGCAGCGCCGCGATGATCGCGCCCGGCAGCGGCGACTGCGCACAGGCCCGGTCGAACCGCGCGCTCAGACTGGTCGGCATTCGCTTCAGCAGCGCGCTGCGCGTTTCCTCGAGGGCCTGCAGATGTTGCATCAGCCGGTCGGTCGAGTCGGCGCCGGCGTTCACAGCCACCCGCCATGAGCTGGCGGCGAGCATCTCGGCCTTCACGCACTGCGCGATCACAGAGAGAATATACGTCTCATATTCGTTTGATGTCGTCGCCGGCAATCGATCGATCACGGATTTGAGCGCATCGAGCTGCGCTTCGGCATATCCCTCCAGCACTTCGGTGTCGCTGTGACGGTCGACGACCACCGCCCCGGCCCGGGGCGGCGACATCGTTTCGGGGGGTTGCGCGGCGATCAATCGCGCCAGCTCGGCATCCGGATCGGCGGCCACCAACAAGCGCGAATACGTGCCGGGCGGCAGGCCCAAGCCGTTTTCGACCTTCTGAACGGTACTTTTGTGGGCCTTGCGGGCGCCGCGCTCCAGATAGCTCAATCCCATGATGCTGACGCCGGTCGCGGCCGCCAGCTCCGCTAGGGACCAGTCGCGCGACTCCCGCAATGCACGGATGGCCGCACCTGCCGATTCACGGCTCACCCGCTGGCTCCGGCCATAGGCCGGATATTACACAGCTAGGCCCCTATCGCTATGTATATACGTTATCGTCACGTTTCTCTTGCGCGTACCGAGTGGTTGTGTATACGCTTTCGTCTACGTTTCATCTCAGACAAGGAGGCCGACATGGGACACCCCTGCGCAACCGATCCGGAACTGTGGTTCGGCTACCCCGATGACGACAGCGGTGACGGCGCGGCCAAGGCGCGTGCGTACGAGCGGTCCGCCACCGAGGCACGCATCCAATGCCTGCGTCGCTGCCCGTTGGCACAGCAGCGGCGGTGCGCTCAGTACGCCATCGCACATCGGGAGGAGTACGGCGTGTGGGCCGGCGTGAAACTTCCCGGCGGCCAGTACCGCAAGCGCGACCAGCTGGCTCGCGCCCACGACGTCCTGCGCCGCATCGCCGCCGGCGAGATCAATTCCCGGCAGCTGCCCGAGAACGCGGCGTTGTTGGCGCGCAGCGAGCACGAGACCATCCCGATGCCCGCCGTGGTGCTGCACCTCCCGATCGCACAGGTTGGTCCGCGTTCAGCCGCCTGACCGATGCGTGAACGTTTGTTCACCCAGTCGACCGGGTAGTCGAAGGCGACGGAACACCAGACCGTCGACCCAGAGGTGCATCCATGACGTTCGACCTGACCCCGACGGCGGCGCAGCACGACCTCGCCCGGCGCGCGCACGAATTCTCCGAGTCCGTTATTCGTCCGGTCGCGCTCGAGTACGACCAGCGCCAAGAGTTTCCGTGGCCGGTGCTCGAGGAGGCGGCCGAACGCGGCGTCTACAGTCCGTTGTTCTACCGCGATCTGATCGGCGATCCCACCGGTCTGTCGCTGCCGATGTTCATGGAGGAGTTGTTCTGGGGCTGTGCCGGAATCGGTTTGGCGATTGTGATGCCGGCGCTGGCGCTTTCGGCGATCGGTCAGGCCGCATCCCCCGAGCAGATGCTGCAGTGGGCGCCCGAATGTTTCGGCACCCCAGGCGATCTCAAACTCGCCGCGTTGGCGATTTCCGAGCCCGAGGGTGGCAGCGACGTACGCAATCTGCGGACCCGGGCGCGCCGCGACGGTGACGACTGGATCATCGACGGCCACAAGATGTGGATCGGCAACGGCGGTATCGCCAACGTGCACGTGGTCAACGCCGTGGTAGACGAAGAGCTCGGCCACCGCGGCCAGGCCCTATTCGTGGTGCCGGGCGGCAGCCCGGGACTGGAATTGGTGCGCAAGCTTGACAAGCTGGGCTGCCGCGCATCGCACACCGCGGAGTTGCGGTTCAACGGCGTACGTGTTCCGGGCGCCAATTTGCTTGGGGGAGAAGACAAGCTCGAACACAAGCTGGCCAAGGCCCGCGAAGTCGTCGAGGGCGGCCAGCGCTCCGGCTCGGCGACGCTGGGCACCTTCGAGCAGACCCGCCCGATGGTCGCCGCCCAGGCGATCGGGATCGCGCGGGCCGCGTTGGAGTATGCGACGGCATACGCCACCGAGCGCGAAGCGTTCGGCGGTCCGATCATCGACAACCAGGGCATCGCGTTTCCGTTGGCCGATCTGGCAACACAAATCGACGCCGCCCGGCTGTTGACCTGGCGGGCCTCCTGGATGGCCGCCAACGAAGTCCCGTTCGAGCGAGGCGAGGGGTCGATGGCCAAGCTCGCCGCCAGCGAGGTCGCTATCAAGGCCACCGAACGCGCGATCCAGACCATGGGCGGCTGGGGCTACATCACCGACCACCCCGTCGAGAAGTGGTATCGAGATGCCAAGCTGTACACCATCTTTGAAGGCACCAGCGAGATCCAACGGATGGTCATCTCGAATGCCTTGGGCGCCGCGGTGGGCACGCCGCCGCTGCACGTCGTGCTCGAACCGTCCGGCGGCCCGCTGAACCGGATCTTCGGCCGCGGCACCCCGCTGCGGTCCCGGGCCGCCGACGCCGCGCTGTCGGTGAAGGATCAAATCCCGGAACCGATCATGCGAGTGGCCATGCAGGTGCTGCGGCCACCGG encodes:
- a CDS encoding C40 family peptidase yields the protein MTDSEIESLSRAHQLFAGSTRPPPLDPPVVSTPILNGIVGQDNYRSMVNRSHQVLLSAARTDAAAAGVIAGAHHDRAEARELTKNILDEARADVAVTPITPMAQREAMRRRAARLRTQRAHVLAARLRARRHSAALRALRYRMLHHRGPRLPAPSSRAGIAVRAALSRLGRPYVWGATGPDQFDCSGLVQWSYARAGIHLDRTTYQQINDGIPVPRSQVRPGDLVFPHTGHVQMAIGNNLVVEAPYSGASVRISRLGNYVAIRRPI
- a CDS encoding helix-turn-helix domain-containing protein, with product MSRESAGAAIRALRESRDWSLAELAAATGVSIMGLSYLERGARKAHKSTVQKVENGLGLPPGTYSRLLVAADPDAELARLIAAQPPETMSPPRAGAVVVDRHSDTEVLEGYAEAQLDALKSVIDRLPATTSNEYETYILSVIAQCVKAEMLAASSWRVAVNAGADSTDRLMQHLQALEETRSALLKRMPTSLSARFDRACAQSPLPGAIIAALLGVSSDEMWDIRNRGVIPAGVLPRVRAFTDAVGSTSHDRTDQGGGEGDR
- a CDS encoding WhiB family transcriptional regulator, yielding MGHPCATDPELWFGYPDDDSGDGAAKARAYERSATEARIQCLRRCPLAQQRRCAQYAIAHREEYGVWAGVKLPGGQYRKRDQLARAHDVLRRIAAGEINSRQLPENAALLARSEHETIPMPAVVLHLPIAQVGPRSAA
- a CDS encoding acyl-CoA dehydrogenase family protein, giving the protein MTFDLTPTAAQHDLARRAHEFSESVIRPVALEYDQRQEFPWPVLEEAAERGVYSPLFYRDLIGDPTGLSLPMFMEELFWGCAGIGLAIVMPALALSAIGQAASPEQMLQWAPECFGTPGDLKLAALAISEPEGGSDVRNLRTRARRDGDDWIIDGHKMWIGNGGIANVHVVNAVVDEELGHRGQALFVVPGGSPGLELVRKLDKLGCRASHTAELRFNGVRVPGANLLGGEDKLEHKLAKAREVVEGGQRSGSATLGTFEQTRPMVAAQAIGIARAALEYATAYATEREAFGGPIIDNQGIAFPLADLATQIDAARLLTWRASWMAANEVPFERGEGSMAKLAASEVAIKATERAIQTMGGWGYITDHPVEKWYRDAKLYTIFEGTSEIQRMVISNALGAAVGTPPLHVVLEPSGGPLNRIFGRGTPLRSRAADAALSVKDQIPEPIMRVAMQVLRPPGR